In one Yarrowia lipolytica chromosome 1A, complete sequence genomic region, the following are encoded:
- a CDS encoding uncharacterized protein (Compare to YALI0A02310g, highly similar to uniprot|P32861 Saccharomyces cerevisiae YKL035w UGP1 UTP--glucose-1-phosphate uridylyltransferase, similar to Saccharomyces cerevisiae YHL012W and UGP1 (YKL035W); ancestral locus Anc_2.546) codes for MSKHHLKTQSAVAFDNSATTVAASQMRNALNKLSDSVEDPAQKRRFENEMDNFFSLFRRYLVDKAKGNALDWDRIQPPKAEQVIDYKDIDQDVGAEFLNKLAVLKLNGGLGTSMGCVGPKSVIEVRDGKSFLDLSVRQIEHLNRQYNVDVPFILMNSFNTDEDTQTIIKKYQGHKINIKTFNQSRFPRVFKDSNLPVPKSFDDRIDAWYPPGHGDLFESLHNSGVLDELIAEGKEIIFVSNVDNLGAVVDLSILKHMSTTGSEYIMELTDKTRADVKGGTLIDYDGQVRLLEIAQVPKEHTEEFKSIKKFKYFNTNNLWINLKAIKRVVENNELDSEIIPNEKSITIGKNDIPVLQLETAVGAAIRHFKGCMGVNVPRRRFLPVKTCSDLLLVKSDLYTLHAGRLEMDPSRFGGSPLIKLGGHYKKVSDFQKRIPHMPKILELDHLTITGNVMLGKGVTLKGTVICVCEEGKKIDIPNGSVLENVVITGSLSILEH; via the exons ATGTCCAAGCACCATCTGAAGACCCAGAGTGCCGTT GCATTCGACAACTCCGCCACCACCGTGGCTGCTTCGCAGATGCGAAACGCCCTCAACAAGCTCTCCGACTCCGTCGAGGACCCCGCCCAGAAGCGACGATTCGAGAACGAGATGGAcaacttcttctctctcttccgACGATACCTGgtcgacaaggccaagggcAACGCTCTCGACTGGGACCGAATCCAGCCCCCGAAGGCTGAGCAGGTCATTGActacaaggacattgacCAGGATGTTGGCGCcgagttcctcaacaagctTGCTGTTCTCAAGCTTAACGGTGGTCTCGGTACCTCCATGGGCTGCGTCGGCCCCAAGTCCGTCATTGAGGTTCGAGATGGCAAGTCCTTCCTCGACCTGTCTGTGCGACAGATCGAGCACCTCAACCGACAGTACAACGTCGACGTGCCCTTCATTCTCATGAACTCTTTCAACACCGACGAGGACACCCAGaccatcatcaagaagtacCAGGGCCACAAGATCAACATCAAGACCTTTAACCAGTCGCGGTTCCCCCGAGTCTTTAAGGACTCCAACCTGCCCGTGCCCAAGAGCTTCGATGACCGAATCGATGCCTGGTATCCCCCCGGACACGGAGATCTGTTTGAGTCTCTGCACAACTCCGGCGTTCTGGACGAGCTCATTGCCGAGGGCAAGGAGATCATCTTCGTCTCCAACGTTGATAACCTTGGTGCTGTTGTGGATCTCAGCATTCTCAAGCACATGTCCACCACCGGCTCTGAGTACATCATGGAGCTGACCGACAAGACCCGAGCTGATGTCAAGGGAGGAACCCTGATCGACTACGATGGCCAGGTCCGACTTCTCGAGATTGCCCAGGTCCCCAAGGAGCACACCGAGGAGTTCAAGTCCATCAAGAAGTTCAAGTACTTCAACACTAACAACCTGTGgatcaacctcaaggccatTAAGCGAGTCGTCGAGAACAACGAGCTCGACAGCGAAATCATCCCCAACGAGAAGAGCATCACCATTGGCAAGAACGACATCCCCGTTCTGCAGCTCGAGACCGCCGTCGGTGCTGCCATCCGACACTTCAAGGGCTGCATGGGTGTCAACGTTCCCCGACGACGATTCCTGCCCGTCAAGACCTGTTCTGATCTTCTGCTGGTCAAGTCCGATCTCTACACCCTCCACGCCGGCCGACTTGAGATGGACCCCAGCCGATTTGGCGGTTCTCCTCTCATCAAGCTCGGTGGCCACTACAAGAAGGTCAGCGACTTCCAGAAGCGAATCCCCCACATGCCCAAGATTTTGGAGCTTGACCATCTGACCATCACTGGTAACGTTATGCTCGGCAAGGGCGTCACTCTCAAGGGCACCGTTATCTGTGTCTGTgaggagggcaagaagattgaCATCCCCAACGGCTCTGTGCTGGAGAACGTTGTCATTACAGGATCTCTCAGTATTCTGGAGCATTAA